A stretch of the Melitaea cinxia chromosome 14, ilMelCinx1.1, whole genome shotgun sequence genome encodes the following:
- the LOC123659571 gene encoding uncharacterized protein LOC123659571: MANKVKNNHYVATHRSGVDSPSSGGYLHRPRDENDSHRAPSERTLSEYTAINERTRTPSGGEHRNGRRHHNNGSPRDSGSEVYVTSAAYRPPSEISRQSRAPRSVYSYRSAVAPSVASTHRSKVSRKAGVKVDAMAAPNPFCPNVKGMCCLMLLLNLGLILVTLGFVIVLQFFEPLFVWILGIVFLIFGFITLVGSLIYCVVLCRENPYPRYPDDFYWTHHWSKTIGPSEIHYSASEKPYRQNGHDRYNKYNGGKYSDRESAKGYSDRESKLSRY; encoded by the exons atggcGAATAAAGTTAAGAACAATCATTACGTGGCGACACACCGTTCAGGGGTCGACTCGCCTTCTTCTGGGGGTTATTTACATCGGCCAAGAGACGAAAATGACAGCCACCGAGCGCCCTCTGAAAGGACGCTTTCTGAATATACG GCGATAAACGAGCGAACACGTACGCCATCTGGTGGTGAACACAGGAACGGCCGAAGACACCACAACAATGGATCACCTCGAGACTCCGGCTCAGAAGTCTATGTCACTAGCGCCGCCTACAGACCTCCATCCGAAATTAG CCGGCAGTCAAGAGCACCGCGCAGTGTCTACTCGTACAGAAGTGCGGTCGCGCCCTCAGTGGCTTCCACTCACCGCTCCAAAGTCTCAAGAAAG GCGGGAGTGAAAGTGGACGCAATGGCGGCTCCAAACCCTTTCTGTCCGAACGTGAAGGGCATGTGCTGCCTCATGTTGCTGCTGAACCTCGGCCTCATACTCGTTACGCTGGGCTTCGTCATCGTGCTGCAGTTCTTCGAACCGCTGTTTGTTTG GATCCTGGGTATAGTCTTCCTTATATTCGGATTCATCACGCTCGTGGGCAGCCTCATATACTGCGTGGTGCTCTGTCGCGAGAACCCATACCCGCGGTACCCCGACGACTTCTACTGGACACATCACTGGTCAAAAACAATCGGCCCCTCCGAAATACACTACAGTGCCAGTGAAAAGCCGTACAGACAAAATGGACACGATCGATACAATAAGTACAACGGCGGTAAATACTCGGATAGGGAAAGTGCTAAAGGCTATTCAGACAGAGAAAGCAAACTAAGCAGgtactga